The Pseudomonadota bacterium sequence TGGTACTCGCGCAGCATGGTCTCGAATCGCCGCTCACGTCTGCGATCGCGATACACCAAGCCGCGCAATTGAGCTGCCAGTTCACCCCAGAGCCCAATCGCGTCCGGCACCTCGTCGAGATCTGGCTGCTGGCGCTGAAGCCAGCGAGTCACGCGCTTGAGCTGGACCAGATGCCAGCACGTGTACAAGGCGAGACCCACGATGATGCAGGTCAGGGGGTAGCCGACCAAGGAGCCGAGCACCGCGAGCGCGCCGAGCACGGCAAGGATGCGCAGGGCAGCGAGTATCCAAAAGCGCATCGGCATCATCGTTGGCGAGACAGGCTACTCAGTCTTCACAGAGAAACGATAGCCCGCGCCGCGGACGGTCTGAATGTAGCTATCGCAGCCATGCTCCGACAAGGCCTTACGCAGGCGTCGAATGTGCACGTCGACGGTACGCTCTTCCACGTATACGTTGCCGCCCCACACGCGATCGAGCAACTGTGTGCGGCTGTACACTCGATCCTGGTGACTCATGAAAAACTTGAGGAGCTTGAACTCGGTGGGACCCAACTGCACCGGCTTACCGTGCGCGGTTACCCGATGGCCAGGCAGGTCTAGCTCCAGCGCTTCGGCCTTGAGGACCTCCGCATCACCGGAAGGTGCCGCGCGCCGCAGCAGCGCCCGCACGCGTGCGTTCAGCTCGCGCGCCGAAAAAGGTTTGGTGATGTAGTCGTCAGCCCCACTATCGAGCCCCTTGACCTTATCTTCTTCTTGACTGCGGGCCGTGAGCATGATGACAGGGATATCGCTGGTCTTAGAGTCCTTCTTGAGGCTACGAACGAACTTTAGTCCGCTCATCTCCGGCAGCATCCAGTCGAGCAAAATCAGGTCCGGTTGCTTGTCAGCGATCATAGACCTGGCACCGCGGCAGTCTTCTGCTTGGGCCACCTCGAAGCCGGCACGACGCAAGCCAAACGCCGTCATCTCTCGAATCGCCTGTTCGTCCTCGACGATCAGAATGCGCTGGTCACCCACTGGCTTGGTCCCTCCCAGGGTCCGGCTCATGTTGCGTCAATGCGGTCCCGTCGCAAGCGTAGGCTCCTACGCTGGCTACACCGGCGGGCGGAAGTATACCGGTAGCGCCTGCTCGGGGGGCACTCCGCCTGGGCCGTGAAGCAAGTCGCGAGCCCCCAGTGCCAGGGCGTCGCGAGCGCTCGGAAGGGCCGGTGCACACGTGTCGTGCACACGCAGCAACTCGCGCAGGCTGGGGTGTGCCTGCGCGCCCGTGCCCGCCAGTAGGAGCGGTTTTTCCCCGTCGCTCAGCGCCTTCGCGCGCGCTAGCAAGCGCTCGGGCGGATCTGCGCGATCGCTTACGCGCGTGCTCAGCACATCGGCCGGCGAGGGCTCGAAAGCCCCCCAGTATAGTTCTCCCATCCGCGCATCCTGCGCCACGATGACCCGCTGCGCTGTGCGCTCGGGGCTTGCCTCGGCGAAGCGATGCGGCACGAACTGCGCGGCCACCGTGGCCAGGCTGGATACCGGCAGCACTTGGATGTCGCCTGCGAGGGCGAGCCCTTGCGCAGTGCTGCAACCGATTCGCACGCCAGTGAAGCTGCCGGGCCCAACGCCGACCACGATGCCGTCGAGTCCGCCCAAGGCCATGTCCGCCTCCCGCAGGAGCTCATCGATCATGGCGAGTAGCTGCTTCGCGTGTACGCGCGGCTCATGGGTATGCGCGCAGCGCGCCTGATCGTCGATGGCGAGGGCGACCGTGCATGCGTCGGTCGCCGTGTCGATGGCGAGCAGCTTCACTCTGATCCCTCGCCTAGAGGTTCGCGCAGCAACGCAGGCGCCTCGCCTGCGCCTTGGCGCAGGAAGCGCACAGCGTCCTCGATCACGCAGGTGGTGGTCATACTCGGCAGGCTACGCAAAAACCGCTT is a genomic window containing:
- the tsaB gene encoding tRNA (adenosine(37)-N6)-threonylcarbamoyltransferase complex dimerization subunit type 1 TsaB codes for the protein MKLLAIDTATDACTVALAIDDQARCAHTHEPRVHAKQLLAMIDELLREADMALGGLDGIVVGVGPGSFTGVRIGCSTAQGLALAGDIQVLPVSSLATVAAQFVPHRFAEASPERTAQRVIVAQDARMGELYWGAFEPSPADVLSTRVSDRADPPERLLARAKALSDGEKPLLLAGTGAQAHPSLRELLRVHDTCAPALPSARDALALGARDLLHGPGGVPPEQALPVYFRPPV
- the phoB gene encoding phosphate regulon transcriptional regulator PhoB is translated as MSRTLGGTKPVGDQRILIVEDEQAIREMTAFGLRRAGFEVAQAEDCRGARSMIADKQPDLILLDWMLPEMSGLKFVRSLKKDSKTSDIPVIMLTARSQEEDKVKGLDSGADDYITKPFSARELNARVRALLRRAAPSGDAEVLKAEALELDLPGHRVTAHGKPVQLGPTEFKLLKFFMSHQDRVYSRTQLLDRVWGGNVYVEERTVDVHIRRLRKALSEHGCDSYIQTVRGAGYRFSVKTE